One Bacteroidia bacterium genomic window, GCCAGGAAAATTGTCGCAGGCCAATAAAGCATTGCACTGATGCCCAGGAAAAAGCTGGTATAAAAAAGTCTTTCAGAGGTAATATTGCTGAGCGGCAAAAGGAATAGTTCCCTGATGGCCAGCAATACAAAGAGGTAGGAAAGCATAACAGGAGTAAGGATCAGCGATGCCGGAAGCAGGCTGGTAACCGTGATAAAGAGGAATCCCGGGATGAAGGTCTGCCGCTCCGTGAGCTGAAACCGGGTATGAATATGATTTACCAGAAGCGCCTGAGCATACACAAGCAGGATTGCCTCCAGCGCCCTCACCCAGCCCGCCTGCATTAGTATCAGATTATGGAGCCAGTTGCCGGCAAGTGCATTGGTAAAAAAAGCCTGCTCCGGAAAGGGCACAACAAAAAACAGCCCTTTGAGCAGGAAAGCATAAAGGAGCAGGTACAAGAAAACGAGTGGATGCGAAGAGCGGAATAATCTAAATATCAAAACCTGGTAATTCCTGCCTGAACAGGGATTAAATTAAGGAACCAAAGGTAATTCAAGTTCATCCATTGACGCTTTTTTGAAAAACGAAGAGATGATTTGAGTCTTTAAAAGCGAGTTGCGAAGCGGCACTTTGTTAGCATCAAAAGCAGTACTTCCGGCTGGACTGAAAATAGCCGGCTTCTTTCAATTGGCAATAATTCATGGGCCTGCCAGTTATCTTTGCCAGTTCTTAATGGGATTTTAAGCACTCCCGGTATAGTGGATGAGATATATTTTATTTTCCGTAATAATTTCCTTCAGTAGTTTTTTTCATTTTGCCAATGCACAAAATGCAGTGGTAAAGGGTGTGGTGACCGACAGTACGGGCAATTACCTTCAGGATGTGAATGTAGTACTGGCCGGAACCAAACGGGGCACAAGCACCAACAGGCAGGGCGAATATGTACTGATGATCCCGGCAGACCAGCCCGTAACGCTGATCTTTTCCTACCTCCAAAACCTGAAGCCTTACAGTATGGAGCCCCTGAACCCTGGGGAAGAACGTGAACTGAATGTAATATTCAGCAGCCAATTGAGCCTCCGGCAATATGAGATCAAAGAGGAATCGGGCAGAAGCAAGATAATGATGAAGAAAATTGACCCGAAAATAATCTCTCATATTCCAACGGCTTCAGGGAATCTCGAAAGCATCCTTAAAACTTTGCCAGGCGTAAGTTCAAACAATGAGCTTAGCAGCACCTATTCCGTTCGTGGTGGCAATTACGATGAAAATATCGTTTATATAAATGATGTGGAAATATACCGTCCATTCCTTGTGAGAGCCGGGCAGCAGGAAGGAATGAGCATCATCAACAGCGCCCTGGTAGAAAGCATTGAATTTTCAGCGGGCGGATTTCCTGCGCGGTATGGCGATAAGCTATCTTCTGTACTTGACATCGAATATAAAAGACCTCTGAAATTTGGCGCCAGTGCCGAGGCCAGCCTGTTGGGTGCCAACGCCCATGTAGAAGGCGCTTCAAAGGATTACCGCTTCACCTATCTTTTGGGAGGTCGCTACAGGAGCAACCAATATCTCCTCAACAGCCTGGAAACACAGGGAGATTACCAGCCTACTTTCGGAGATGTGCAGGGATTTTTCACCTACCATATTACTCCTGAATTTGAAATTAACTGGCTCACCTATTATGGCAGCAATCAATTCAGGCTGATACCGGAATCGCGTGAAACAACCTGGGGCACGGCAGAGGTGGTGCTTCGATTAAATATATTTTTTGATGGCCAGGAAATAATGGCATATAAAAGCCTTCTGAATGCCGTTACGGCCAAATACCAGCCTGACCCGAAAACTGAACTGACCCTGACTGGCTCGGCATATCAGACGAGTGAACAGGAGTATTTTGACATCGTAGGCCAGTATTTCCTCGATCAGCTCGAAACCGATCCGGGATCGGAAAATTTTGGCGGTGTAAAATATAGCTTGGGTTCAGGAGCCTACCTGGACCACGGAAGGAATAATCTTTACGCTAATATTTATAACATTGAACACAGAGGCCACAGGAATACAGGAAACTTCTGGGACTTGCGCTGGGGCCTGAAATACCAGCATGAGATTATTGAAGATGAACTGCGTGAATACCGCTACCTGGATTCGGCTGATTACTCTGTGCCCGTGGCCACCGGAGATGAACTGACTGTGGAGAGCTTTGTGAAAAGCCGCATCAACCTCAGCTCTAACCGGTATAGCGGCTTTCTTGAGAATACCTGGGAATTATCAAAGGATTACAATTCATTTCTTACCGGAGGTGTACGGGCAAATTATTGGGATTACAATGAAGAACTGATCATTTCACCACGGCTCCAGATGGTGATTGAACCCAATCGCAGGCACAACACTGCCATTATCCGGCAGGGTCAGCCGGATAGCCTGTTAAAAAACAACGTACAGTTGAGAGCCGCAACCGGGCTGTATTTTCAGCCGCCATTTTACCGGGAGTTGCGCAGCAAAGAGGGAACACTGAATCCTGAAGTGCTTTCGCAAAAATCGTATCATGCGGTAGTTGGGGCGGAGCTGATATTCAAACTATGGGAAAGATCATTTAAATGGACAAGTGAGATTTACTATAAATATTTGTGGGACCTGATCCCTTATGATATTGAGGATGTCCGGATCCGGTACACGGCAAAAAATGAAGCCGTGGGATATGCTGCCGGGCTGGATATGCAGGTCTATGGCGAATTTATCGAAGGGCTGCCTTCATGGTTCAGCTTCAGCCTGATGAAAACACAGGAGAAGATGGCGGATGACTTTTTTGTAGAGGAGGATACCACGTATGCGAATCCCGGGTATCTTCCTCGGCCTACCGACCAGCGTTTCACATTTGCCATCCTTTTCCAGGACAACCTGCCGATGAATGAGGACATAAAGGCCCACCTGAACCTGGTGTATGGACACCGTCTGCCCTATGGCCCGCCTGCCTTGCCGCAGTTTCGTAACCTCTTGCGGATGCCTCCCTACAGACGAGTGGATGTGGGATTCAGCTATCAGGCATATTCAGCCGAAAAGCGCAAGAAAGAAACGGGAGCGCTGAAACATTTCGAGTCCATTTGGTTCTCTGCCGAAATATTCAATGCTTTCGGCATTCGTAACACAATTTCATATATCTGGGTAAAGGATATTCAAAACAATCTGTGGTCGGTTCCCAATAACCTTACTTCGCGCAGGCTGAACCTGCGAATGATCGTCAAAATTTGATTTTTCGCGGCTGCAGTAGGAAGAAACTCCGGCTTTATCCAAACCTTTGCACAACGATCATTTATTGCAAAAACAGATTATGAAATTTGGAACAAAGGTTATACACGCAGGCATTGAACC contains:
- a CDS encoding carboxypeptidase-like regulatory domain-containing protein encodes the protein MRYILFSVIISFSSFFHFANAQNAVVKGVVTDSTGNYLQDVNVVLAGTKRGTSTNRQGEYVLMIPADQPVTLIFSYLQNLKPYSMEPLNPGEERELNVIFSSQLSLRQYEIKEESGRSKIMMKKIDPKIISHIPTASGNLESILKTLPGVSSNNELSSTYSVRGGNYDENIVYINDVEIYRPFLVRAGQQEGMSIINSALVESIEFSAGGFPARYGDKLSSVLDIEYKRPLKFGASAEASLLGANAHVEGASKDYRFTYLLGGRYRSNQYLLNSLETQGDYQPTFGDVQGFFTYHITPEFEINWLTYYGSNQFRLIPESRETTWGTAEVVLRLNIFFDGQEIMAYKSLLNAVTAKYQPDPKTELTLTGSAYQTSEQEYFDIVGQYFLDQLETDPGSENFGGVKYSLGSGAYLDHGRNNLYANIYNIEHRGHRNTGNFWDLRWGLKYQHEIIEDELREYRYLDSADYSVPVATGDELTVESFVKSRINLSSNRYSGFLENTWELSKDYNSFLTGGVRANYWDYNEELIISPRLQMVIEPNRRHNTAIIRQGQPDSLLKNNVQLRAATGLYFQPPFYRELRSKEGTLNPEVLSQKSYHAVVGAELIFKLWERSFKWTSEIYYKYLWDLIPYDIEDVRIRYTAKNEAVGYAAGLDMQVYGEFIEGLPSWFSFSLMKTQEKMADDFFVEEDTTYANPGYLPRPTDQRFTFAILFQDNLPMNEDIKAHLNLVYGHRLPYGPPALPQFRNLLRMPPYRRVDVGFSYQAYSAEKRKKETGALKHFESIWFSAEIFNAFGIRNTISYIWVKDIQNNLWSVPNNLTSRRLNLRMIVKI